In Carcharodon carcharias isolate sCarCar2 chromosome 31, sCarCar2.pri, whole genome shotgun sequence, a genomic segment contains:
- the LOC121271490 gene encoding modulator of macroautophagy TMEM150B-B-like gives MAQRRDVAGKPTINQIHMHLIGAFLTFFIGNLYFCLQVALTYKIQPRHGGKWIGPVRIICCLVCTVCLILLVLLHNWKRRTAAAICEWIAGMVLLLLFGLFAVDFRHISGQYFHVMLEKTRIQNSTTTLEL, from the exons ATGGCCCAGCGTCGAGATGTTGCTGGCAAACCA ACCATCAACCAGATTCACATGCACCTAATTGGGGCCTTTCTCACGTTCTTTATTGGGAATCTCTACTTCTGTCTCCAGGTGGCACTCACCTACAAGATACAACCAAGGCATGGAGGGAAGTGGATTGGCCCCGTTCGGATAATCTGCTGCCTTGTCTGCACAGTCTGTCTCATCCTGT TGGTGTTGCTGCACAATTGGAAGAGGAGAACGGCAGCGGCGATATGTGAATGGATTGCTGGAAtggttctcctcctcctctttggaCTCTTTGCCGTGGATTTTCGGCACATTAGCGGTCAATACTTCCACGTCATGCTGGAAAAGACCAGGATCCAAAACTCAACCACCACATTGGAGTTATAG
- the LOC121271809 gene encoding ferritin, middle subunit-like — MEYQVCQNYHPDCEVAVNNQINMELTASYLYLSMVSFFDQDDVALNHFSQFFKHQSEEKQEHVEKLIKFQSQRGGYILFKDVKKPERDEWGNSLQAMQVALDLEKNVNQSLLDLHQLATTETDPHLCDFLERHFLDEQVKTIKQLGDYITNLKCLGAPENGMGEYLFDKLSLKETS; from the exons ATGGAGTACCAGGTTTGTCAAAACTATCACCCGGATTGTGAAGTTGCTGTCAACAATCAGATTAACATGGAGCTCACTGCCTCCTATCTTTATCTTTCCATG GTGTCTTTCTTTGACCAGGATGATGTCGCCCTCAACCATTTCTCCCAGTTCTTCAAACATCAGTCTGAGGAGAAGCAGGAACATGTAGAGAAGCTGATTAAATTCCAGAGCCAGCGTGGAGGATACATCCTCTTCAAGGATGTTAAG AAACCAGAGAGGGATGAGTGGGGCAACAGTCTACAGGCAATGCAAGTtgccctggatctggagaagaATGTGAACCAGAGTCTGCTGGATCTACACCAACTTGCCACCACTGAGACTGACCCTCAT CTGTGTGACTTCCTGGAGAGACACTTTTTGGATGAGCAGGTCAAGACCATCAAGCAACTTGGGGACTATATCACCAACCTGAAGTGTCTGGGAGCTCCTGAGAATGGGATGGGAGAGTACCTGTTTGACAAGCTCTCACTAAAGGAGACCAGTTAA
- the LOC121271735 gene encoding ferritin, higher subunit-like codes for MDYQVCQNYHPDCEVAVNNQINMELTASYLYLSMVSFFDQDDVALNHFSQFFKHQSEEKQEHVEKLIKFQSQRGGYILFEDVKKPERDEWGNSLQAMQVALDLEKNVNQSLLDLHQLATTETDPHLCDFLERHFLDEQVKTIKQLGDYITNLKRLGAPENGMGEYLFDKLSLGETT; via the exons ATGGACTACCAGGTTTGTCAAAACTATCACCCGGATTGTGAAGTTGCTGTCAACAATCAGATTAACATGGAGCTCACTGCCTCCTATCTTTATCTTTCCATG GTGTCTTTCTTTGACCAGGATGATGTCGCCCTCAACCATTTCTCCCAGTTCTTCAAACATCAGTCTGAGGAGAAGCAGGAACATGTAGAGAAGCTGATTAAATTCCAGAGCCAGCGTGGAGGATACATACTCTTCGAAGATGTTAAG AAACCAGAGAGGGATGAGTGGGGCAACAGTCTACAGGCAATGCAAGTtgccctggatctggagaagaATGTGAACCAGAGTCTGCTGGATCTACACCAACTTGCCACCACTGAAACTGACCCTCAT CTGTGTGACTTCCTGGAGAGACACTTTTTGGATGAGCAGGTCAAGACCATCAAGCAACTTGGCGACTACATCACCAACCTGAAGCGTCTGGGAGCTCCTGAGAATGGGATGGGAGAGTACCTGTTTGACAAGCTCTCGCTAGGGGAAACCACTTAA